CATCCCGGCCCTGATCTGGGACCGCGACGGCCGCGGCCTGCACGACCGCCTCGCCCGCACGATCGAGGTCCGGATCTGACTTTTCGCCTGCGACGGACTTTCTGTCTGCGACGGACTTTCTGTCTACGACGAAGGGGGCGCCCGGAGAGTGATCTCCGGGCGCCCCCTTTCTCGTAGGAGGGGAATCAGCGAGCCTTCGGGCCGCCGCGCGGCATCCGCATGCCCTTGGGCATCGGACCCTTCGGCAGCGGCATGTTGCTCATCAGGTCGCCCATCGCGCGCAGCCGGTCGTTGGTCGCGGTGACCTGCGGGCCGGCCAGGACACGGGGGAGCTTCAGCATCGTCGTGCGGAGCTTCTTGAGGTCCACCTGGCCCTCGCCCGAGCCGACGAGGATGTCGTGCACCGGCACGTCCGAGACGATCCGCGCCATCTTCTTCTTCTCCGCGGCCAGCAGGCCCTTCACCCGGTTCGGGTTGCCCTCGGCCACCAGCACGATGCCCGCCTTGCCGACGGCTCGGTGCACCACGTCCTGGCTGCGGTTCATCGCGACGGCCGGGGTCGTCGTCCAGCCTCGGCCGATGTTGTCGAGCACCGCCGCGGCGGCGCCCGGCTGGCCCTCCATCTGCCCGAAGGCGGCGCGCTCGGCCCTGCGTCCGAAGACGATCGCCGTCGCGAGGAAGGCGAGCAGAAGGCCGAGAATGCCCAGATAGACCGGGTGACCGATCAGGAAGCCGATCGCGAGGAAGACACCGAGGGTGACGATCGCGACAGCCCCGAGTGCAAGACCGATCTTGGTGTCGGCCTTGCGGGTCATCTTGTACGTGAGAGCGATCTGCTTGAGTCGCCCGGGGTTCGAGGCGTCCGCCGCGGTTTCCTTCTTCGCCATGCGAGGAAGTCTACGTGGCCCCACAAGCGCCGACGACGGCAGTGCCCGGGACGGCCCTCCCGGAAGGGGACCGGCTACGAATGCGCCGAGACGGCTTCCACCACGCGCTGAGCCTCGACCCGGTCCTTGGCCCGGCGGCGGTCCTCCAGGACGGACGTCCAGGCATTGCGGCGGGCGGTGCGCTGGCCACTGCTCATGAGCAGTGACTCGACGGCACGGAGTGCATCGGTGAACGACGGGATGGCTGTGGCGCGTACGGGCGCGGCCTGCATGATGGTGGTCCCCCCTCGGGATCCGGCGGCTCTGGCTATGGGTGTACGTGGCGTAAGACCAGGGTCACTGATTGGTGTTACCAGGGCGTGACCGACCGGTCAAACACCAATGAAGCCTTGATGCGGAGAGTCCAAACCCTGACGCGGCCCTGACACCCTCCCCATCTGCGAGGACGACCGAAACCGGGCTGAACGAGCCAGTGTTGAGGGGGAGTTGCTTGTGCGCCGATTCACACTCGGGCGGTGGCACTCAGTGCCACCGCCCGTGATCGTGCTTCAGGTGTACGACGCTTCGCAGCGCCTGCGATACGACGCCTCAGACCGCCTGCGACGCGATGTACGCGCCACGCTTCTCGATGGC
Above is a genomic segment from Streptomyces sp. R21 containing:
- a CDS encoding DUF4191 domain-containing protein encodes the protein MAKKETAADASNPGRLKQIALTYKMTRKADTKIGLALGAVAIVTLGVFLAIGFLIGHPVYLGILGLLLAFLATAIVFGRRAERAAFGQMEGQPGAAAAVLDNIGRGWTTTPAVAMNRSQDVVHRAVGKAGIVLVAEGNPNRVKGLLAAEKKKMARIVSDVPVHDILVGSGEGQVDLKKLRTTMLKLPRVLAGPQVTATNDRLRAMGDLMSNMPLPKGPMPKGMRMPRGGPKAR